In a genomic window of Thermoproteus tenax Kra 1:
- a CDS encoding NuoI/complex I 23 kDa subunit family protein has protein sequence MPGQKIGEAIKAVLDVIGIGLKYTIKPERLTVYYPYEVPDYMGRIRGWIGLLTEKCTSCMICARVCPTNAIKMYMEKNGRRYPGIDYGRCIMCHYCIDACPTFALYPTDIRDLAFYRHEDMMYTPDMMREPPKVPKLVDKVVKVVHEYSKGTVVKVKTGEVK, from the coding sequence ATGCCGGGCCAGAAGATAGGCGAGGCCATCAAGGCCGTCCTCGACGTGATAGGCATTGGGCTTAAGTACACTATCAAGCCCGAAAGATTGACCGTCTACTACCCGTACGAAGTGCCTGACTATATGGGCAGAATCAGGGGATGGATAGGCCTTTTGACCGAGAAGTGTACCTCCTGTATGATATGCGCCAGAGTTTGTCCGACGAACGCCATAAAGATGTATATGGAGAAGAACGGCAGACGGTACCCGGGCATTGACTACGGCCGTTGCATCATGTGTCACTACTGCATCGATGCATGTCCCACATTTGCACTCTATCCTACTGATATACGAGACCTCGCATTCTACCGCCACGAGGACATGATGTATACGCCAGATATGATGAGGGAGCCCCCCAAGGTGCCCAAGCTTGTGGACAAGGTTGTGAAGGTAGTCCACGAATACTCCAAGGGCACAGTGGTCAAGGTGAAGACGGGCGAGGTGAAATAA
- a CDS encoding NADH-quinone oxidoreductase → MLFEYVLLAAALIFGVLAVLVKDNAYAALSLSFSAAIAAGYYALMGYVVASFLIFIVYIGSVILMVVTTASMYGGFFDYPRRYKIAVASLAVAVALLLWLYIPQSQPVRVSQYLEPNFDLLALLAALLVSSLVVALETAKRT, encoded by the coding sequence ATGTTGTTTGAATACGTCCTTCTGGCGGCGGCCCTCATCTTCGGCGTCCTTGCTGTTTTAGTCAAGGACAATGCTTACGCCGCATTGAGCCTCTCTTTCTCGGCCGCAATAGCGGCAGGCTATTATGCGTTGATGGGCTACGTCGTGGCCTCGTTCTTGATCTTCATAGTCTATATCGGCTCCGTGATATTGATGGTCGTAACAACTGCGTCTATGTACGGCGGATTTTTTGACTACCCTAGGCGATACAAGATAGCTGTGGCGTCGCTAGCTGTGGCTGTCGCCCTGCTTCTGTGGCTCTATATACCTCAGAGCCAACCGGTTCGAGTCTCTCAGTATCTTGAGCCCAATTTCGATCTACTCGCGTTACTGGCCGCATTGTTGGTCTCATCGCTAGTCGTAGCGCTTGAAACGGCTAAGAGGACATGA
- a CDS encoding NADH-quinone oxidoreductase subunit D: MGLKMEQYGLVLREQEAGPGGRRTLELLFGPQHPTSGHIRFFVEVDGDIIVDIRPDPGFVHRTMEKLGETRHFIMGVPLFERLSLPDAINVTWAYSMALERMLGYDVSERAEYLRVIFGEMSRISVHLYDLALHSIMLGSSTGFMYGFGLRDLLVNLWAIATGSRTTPTWVIPGGVRRAPPKAFYERLPGFLDFLERKIDELYRLVVRNPVGYARMKDVGYLSKQEAAAYSATGPGVRGSGVDWDARRDLGYGVYRQLEWEVKVQDGGDSLARTLVRIEEVKESAKIIREALKRLPPDGPLVGHAAAHKIPPKEREMLNEMVRISGYYVTTTTLSEGTGITEGGRGRYFFQVFGSGTERPFRVRISTPSWQNLRAFMKACVGARLMDLPAIYGSFGFFPPEADR; encoded by the coding sequence ATGGGTCTGAAGATGGAACAGTACGGCCTCGTTTTACGAGAACAAGAGGCCGGTCCCGGCGGAAGGCGGACTCTCGAGCTGCTCTTCGGTCCACAACATCCGACCTCAGGACATATTCGGTTTTTTGTTGAAGTTGACGGCGATATAATAGTGGACATACGTCCAGACCCCGGGTTCGTACACAGAACTATGGAGAAGTTGGGCGAGACCCGCCACTTCATCATGGGCGTCCCCCTCTTCGAGCGCTTGTCTCTGCCGGATGCAATAAACGTCACGTGGGCCTACTCCATGGCCTTGGAGAGAATGTTGGGCTACGACGTCTCCGAACGCGCCGAATATCTTAGGGTTATTTTCGGCGAGATGAGCAGGATATCGGTCCATCTGTACGATCTGGCGCTCCACTCCATAATGCTCGGCTCCTCTACCGGCTTCATGTACGGCTTCGGCCTCCGCGATCTCTTGGTCAATTTGTGGGCTATCGCTACAGGCTCTAGGACCACGCCGACTTGGGTTATACCCGGAGGCGTGAGGAGGGCTCCCCCGAAGGCGTTCTACGAGAGGCTGCCCGGCTTCCTTGACTTTCTCGAGAGGAAGATCGACGAGCTCTACCGCCTAGTCGTTAGAAACCCTGTGGGTTATGCGAGGATGAAGGACGTCGGATATCTCAGCAAACAGGAGGCTGCCGCATACTCGGCGACAGGTCCCGGCGTGAGGGGATCTGGAGTAGACTGGGACGCTCGGCGCGACCTAGGCTATGGAGTCTACAGACAGTTGGAGTGGGAGGTCAAAGTGCAGGACGGGGGAGATTCTCTGGCAAGGACCCTCGTGAGAATCGAGGAGGTCAAGGAGAGCGCCAAAATAATCCGAGAGGCCCTAAAGAGGCTACCGCCCGATGGGCCCCTCGTGGGCCACGCGGCGGCGCATAAAATCCCGCCCAAGGAGAGGGAGATGCTCAACGAGATGGTCAGGATCAGCGGGTATTACGTCACCACTACGACCCTCTCCGAGGGGACCGGCATAACAGAGGGAGGCAGAGGGCGGTACTTCTTCCAGGTCTTCGGCTCCGGCACTGAGCGGCCGTTCAGAGTAAGGATATCGACTCCCTCTTGGCAGAATCTGCGCGCCTTCATGAAGGCGTGTGTAGGGGCGAGGCTCATGGATCTCCCTGCCATCTACGGAAGCTTCGGGTTCTTCCCGCCAGAAGCCGATAGATAA
- a CDS encoding fumarylacetoacetate hydrolase family protein: MKLLTYSHRGVRKVGAYVEGAVVDLAEAYKAVYGAEKAPDFLYDMKDLISAGEPALRIAREVAEKASGEHYLDPRSIVWEPPVVSPEKILAVAVNYKSHGREMGHAPPPRPYFFPKFPNALVGHERPIIKHRIVQKMDWEVELVVIIGRSGKYIPKESALDYVFGYTVGNDISMRDWQYPPTELGLGWIWGKSMDTAAPVGPYIVTADEIGDPNKLGLRLYVNGVLEQEGNTADLIFNIQDLIHWASQGITLKPGDMIFTGTPPGVGHAKGKYLKDGDVVEAEVEGIGVLRNYVIEEK; the protein is encoded by the coding sequence ATGAAGCTGTTGACCTACAGCCACCGCGGCGTAAGAAAAGTTGGCGCGTATGTTGAGGGCGCCGTGGTCGACCTCGCCGAAGCCTACAAGGCGGTCTACGGCGCCGAGAAGGCCCCCGACTTCCTCTACGACATGAAAGACTTGATCTCCGCGGGCGAGCCGGCGTTGCGCATAGCCAGAGAGGTGGCCGAGAAGGCCAGCGGAGAGCACTATTTAGATCCGCGCTCCATAGTGTGGGAGCCTCCCGTTGTGAGCCCCGAGAAGATACTGGCTGTCGCCGTCAACTATAAGTCTCACGGAAGGGAAATGGGCCACGCCCCGCCGCCGCGCCCCTACTTCTTCCCCAAGTTCCCCAACGCGCTGGTGGGCCACGAGAGACCCATAATCAAACACAGAATAGTCCAGAAGATGGACTGGGAGGTAGAGCTCGTGGTAATAATAGGCAGGTCCGGCAAATATATACCTAAGGAGAGTGCCCTCGACTACGTGTTCGGCTACACCGTGGGGAACGACATAAGTATGCGCGACTGGCAATATCCTCCCACCGAGCTGGGCCTTGGGTGGATCTGGGGGAAGAGCATGGACACAGCGGCGCCCGTAGGCCCGTACATCGTAACCGCCGATGAGATCGGCGACCCCAACAAGTTGGGCCTAAGACTGTATGTGAATGGCGTTTTAGAGCAGGAGGGCAACACTGCCGATCTGATCTTCAATATACAAGATTTAATCCACTGGGCCTCGCAGGGCATAACTCTGAAGCCCGGCGATATGATATTCACGGGCACTCCGCCCGGCGTGGGCCACGCCAAAGGGAAGTACCTCAAAGACGGCGATGTGGTGGAGGCGGAGGTCGAGGGAATCGGCGTGTTGAGGAACTACGTGATCGAGGAGAAGTAA
- the nuoH gene encoding NADH-quinone oxidoreductase subunit NuoH → MDISSLLLSPRLWDFLVVSVVSTLILLTVVWAERKIAARVQMRVGPFHISPKLGGYLQLVADGIRFVMQEVIIPVDANKILFVTLPPLFVTLALIPDLLVPLSPYLAVLSRPALHYGIVMALAVLFYLFVIVVGLGWAVNNRFAYIGAAREALIITAYEIPLLDAFGSMFLTYKTIDPIEIVSKQTYIVGAIYNPLAFIVYIIGVAMATSRFPFEIADYEGDVATGPYSDFSSIFLALTYAGGIYIALFSYALLGALVFLGGWAPIVPGPWPGDILGNLAAAGWVLLKTLALMIFFVFLRSVMPVARLDHTLSFSWKWVLLIALAATALSAAEYFLL, encoded by the coding sequence ATGGACATATCCTCCCTGCTTCTCTCGCCCCGGCTCTGGGACTTTTTGGTGGTCAGCGTTGTGTCCACTTTGATCCTCTTGACAGTGGTCTGGGCCGAGAGGAAGATAGCCGCGCGCGTACAGATGAGAGTCGGCCCGTTCCATATATCGCCCAAGCTCGGCGGCTATCTCCAGCTGGTGGCAGACGGCATTAGGTTTGTAATGCAGGAGGTCATAATACCGGTCGACGCCAACAAGATACTGTTTGTAACCTTGCCCCCCCTCTTTGTGACGCTGGCTCTGATACCCGACTTATTAGTGCCCCTCTCGCCGTACCTCGCCGTGCTCTCGCGCCCGGCCCTCCACTACGGCATAGTGATGGCTCTGGCGGTGTTGTTCTATCTGTTCGTGATAGTGGTCGGCCTCGGTTGGGCCGTGAACAATAGATTTGCATATATAGGCGCGGCCAGAGAGGCCCTCATAATAACGGCGTACGAAATACCCTTGCTCGATGCGTTCGGAAGTATGTTCTTAACCTATAAAACTATTGATCCTATAGAGATTGTGAGTAAACAAACTTATATTGTGGGCGCAATATATAATCCGTTGGCTTTTATAGTTTATATAATAGGCGTTGCCATGGCCACAAGCAGGTTCCCCTTCGAGATAGCCGACTATGAGGGCGATGTGGCCACGGGGCCCTACAGCGACTTCTCATCGATATTTCTGGCGCTCACCTATGCCGGCGGGATCTATATTGCGTTGTTCTCCTACGCCCTCTTGGGCGCTCTAGTCTTCTTGGGAGGGTGGGCGCCCATAGTGCCCGGGCCTTGGCCAGGCGACATCTTGGGCAATTTAGCCGCAGCAGGCTGGGTCTTGCTCAAGACCTTGGCGCTTATGATCTTCTTTGTCTTCCTCAGATCCGTCATGCCTGTCGCCAGGCTTGACCACACTCTATCATTCAGCTGGAAGTGGGTCCTACTAATCGCTCTGGCCGCCACTGCGCTTTCTGCCGCTGAGTACTTCTTGTTGTGA
- a CDS encoding HAD-IIB family hydrolase: protein MSIALFADLDGTLIPPELVRRDGEVPEELDLALRELSHLVPIAIVTTKDCRTAYEKVPYAKAFACINGIEIKAGGYTAIADDLRAIEMEQLVRRARSLDAYIDAKRTSDGRWAGLTIDWRETGAQPKGLEELLAYAEGLGMTVLRYRRHPMADIFASKKNKGDAVKLLKAMLGVSYVVYMGDSDNDIPAWRMADVRILVRNQYNADLKIEGVVPIRFEELPRYIRSVIKSMKQQGAV, encoded by the coding sequence ATGAGCATCGCGCTTTTTGCCGATCTTGACGGCACATTGATACCTCCCGAGTTGGTGAGGAGGGACGGAGAAGTGCCCGAGGAGCTAGACTTGGCTCTGAGGGAGCTCTCGCACCTAGTGCCGATAGCCATAGTGACGACCAAGGACTGTAGAACTGCGTACGAGAAAGTGCCCTACGCCAAAGCCTTTGCGTGTATCAACGGCATAGAGATAAAGGCGGGCGGCTATACGGCGATAGCGGACGACCTGAGGGCTATCGAGATGGAGCAGCTAGTGCGCAGAGCCAGATCGTTGGACGCCTACATCGACGCCAAGAGGACTAGCGACGGAAGATGGGCTGGGCTGACCATAGACTGGAGGGAGACGGGCGCCCAGCCGAAAGGCCTCGAGGAGCTCTTGGCCTACGCCGAGGGGTTGGGGATGACGGTGCTCCGATACCGTAGACACCCCATGGCCGACATATTCGCGTCCAAAAAGAACAAGGGCGACGCAGTCAAACTGCTCAAGGCCATGTTGGGCGTCAGTTACGTCGTCTATATGGGCGACAGCGACAACGATATACCCGCATGGAGGATGGCCGACGTAAGGATCCTTGTGAGGAACCAATATAACGCCGATCTGAAGATAGAGGGCGTTGTGCCGATACGATTCGAAGAGCTCCCCAGGTATATCCGGTCGGTGATTAAGTCAATGAAGCAGCAGGGCGCAGTATAA
- a CDS encoding ABC transporter permease subunit, with translation MRQFWIGPYIAYIVAFGLLPLLLTFYLVGFNPSAVESLFLDFPPGTFQLALYNTLLFASATALISTLLALILAIRVDSLPRRWQIPLSLLILVPYTIPFTASTMVWYTIFDPLYGPAYYLIKLLRLPMLNLTTVPGLSIWAVTIVGIWGSVSFAYLVIIGGLKTVNKELREVAQIDGASMSQYYFGVVLPYVFKVVVTAFLITFILQLGDFDIPFILTQGGPGYSSTTLPLMVYDLLYFMGDLKAGETVAALLAAIATAPALALLYVMRAGGLYVRMPALKIPDKVFNAALWIFFAAILAFLLFPVYWMFLIAFRPDQYDFITPPIIYPTVFTAKYFLDALARSTPYVVTNVVVGAAAAALSVLLAGPAAYLMAKRNRLGPLLLTIYLYALPPTSFIFPIYLFAVWSNLLNTWWILILSTPIFTATLSAWVFFNVFRDLPNEYHEMAEVEGAGSTRILFRIIAPITRSAWFTLFTLSFIVNWHLLFYPIVLTQTPYQFNFPPTGAQTVTIFAIESIMSTSVDWSTLAASALVVALPVLVLSYLILGRMLEGFNIGGLKG, from the coding sequence ATGCGCCAGTTCTGGATAGGGCCCTACATCGCCTACATAGTCGCGTTCGGCCTACTGCCGCTTCTGCTCACCTTCTATCTAGTGGGCTTCAATCCATCCGCCGTTGAGTCCCTCTTCTTGGACTTTCCGCCCGGCACGTTCCAGCTGGCGCTCTATAACACGCTTCTCTTTGCGTCGGCTACGGCGTTAATATCCACTCTGCTTGCGCTCATCTTGGCCATCAGAGTGGACAGTCTGCCGCGTAGGTGGCAGATACCCCTCTCCCTCCTCATACTCGTCCCCTACACTATACCGTTCACCGCCTCGACAATGGTGTGGTACACCATCTTCGATCCGCTGTATGGCCCCGCCTATTATCTGATAAAGCTCCTGAGGCTGCCCATGTTGAACTTGACGACTGTCCCGGGGCTCTCTATATGGGCCGTCACAATAGTGGGCATCTGGGGCAGCGTGTCGTTTGCATATCTTGTGATCATAGGAGGTCTTAAGACTGTGAACAAAGAACTGAGGGAGGTCGCGCAGATCGACGGCGCCTCTATGTCGCAGTACTACTTCGGAGTCGTGCTACCCTATGTGTTCAAAGTCGTCGTCACGGCCTTCCTCATCACTTTTATCCTCCAGTTAGGCGACTTCGACATACCCTTCATTCTCACCCAGGGAGGGCCCGGCTATTCCTCAACGACGTTGCCGCTCATGGTCTACGATCTGTTGTACTTCATGGGGGACCTCAAGGCGGGGGAGACCGTGGCGGCACTGTTGGCGGCGATAGCCACGGCGCCGGCTCTGGCCCTGCTCTACGTAATGAGGGCGGGAGGTCTCTACGTGAGGATGCCCGCTCTCAAGATACCAGACAAAGTCTTCAACGCCGCCCTCTGGATATTCTTCGCCGCCATCTTGGCCTTCCTGTTGTTCCCAGTCTACTGGATGTTCTTGATAGCGTTCAGGCCCGATCAGTACGACTTCATCACGCCCCCCATAATCTATCCGACCGTCTTCACGGCCAAATACTTCCTAGATGCCTTGGCCAGATCGACGCCGTACGTCGTCACCAACGTGGTCGTCGGAGCGGCCGCGGCGGCTCTATCGGTGCTTCTGGCGGGGCCTGCCGCATATCTCATGGCCAAGAGGAACCGCCTCGGCCCGCTCCTCCTCACAATATATCTATACGCCCTGCCGCCCACGAGCTTTATATTCCCTATCTACCTCTTCGCCGTGTGGTCCAACTTATTGAACACGTGGTGGATCTTGATTTTGTCGACGCCGATATTTACCGCCACGCTGTCCGCCTGGGTCTTCTTTAACGTCTTCAGAGATCTGCCCAACGAGTACCACGAGATGGCGGAGGTCGAGGGGGCCGGTTCGACGCGTATACTGTTCAGAATCATCGCCCCTATAACGAGGAGCGCTTGGTTCACTCTGTTCACTCTTTCCTTTATTGTGAACTGGCATTTGCTGTTCTACCCCATTGTGCTCACTCAGACTCCCTATCAGTTCAACTTCCCTCCGACGGGAGCCCAGACCGTCACTATATTTGCAATAGAATCTATCATGAGCACGTCCGTTGACTGGAGCACTTTGGCGGCCTCGGCCCTCGTAGTCGCGCTCCCCGTGTTGGTCTTGAGCTATCTGATACTGGGCAGAATGTTGGAGGGCTTCAACATAGGGGGGCTCAAGGGATGA
- a CDS encoding TiaS agmantine-binding domain-containing protein translates to MALVLDLPEAAAQDVWELAIKITAESADRAGKTSPGVAMAIGGVPERAKRVYRLALAQIVPRSVVERVDGVRTWGGRGVIGAVAAIGAELPTSTFELLAYREGERPAIPPRLVEAMERLTYPFTFHNLDGRRVLIEPRGPDPVLYGIRGTSPPHLIYAARFLQENGIKAKGWAIFRTNQATDAHFELGILPERPLPYSVYKTRALVLWTKRVKRHVFAGLSNGLIAVAYRHLGKLSTTLEKCVGCYVELRGGLKPRGERLYLYVERMEVFYKLVQTKPRCPYCGGALESLGRGKGRRCRRCGTVFKSAEVRYLLSAEERGVYLPRPGEWRHLLRPPWLTTNPAEWVGKVEGWIN, encoded by the coding sequence GTGGCGCTCGTGTTGGACTTGCCCGAGGCTGCGGCCCAAGACGTTTGGGAGCTGGCTATTAAGATAACTGCGGAGAGCGCAGATAGGGCGGGCAAGACCAGCCCCGGCGTGGCCATGGCCATCGGCGGCGTGCCCGAGAGGGCCAAGCGCGTCTACAGACTGGCCCTGGCCCAGATAGTCCCGAGGAGCGTCGTCGAGAGGGTAGATGGAGTGAGGACTTGGGGAGGCAGAGGCGTAATAGGGGCAGTGGCCGCGATCGGCGCAGAGCTCCCCACCTCCACCTTCGAGCTTTTGGCCTACAGAGAGGGCGAGAGGCCGGCGATCCCCCCGCGTCTGGTGGAGGCCATGGAGAGGCTGACGTACCCGTTCACTTTCCACAATTTGGACGGCAGAAGGGTCTTGATAGAGCCGAGGGGGCCCGACCCAGTCTTGTACGGCATAAGGGGCACCTCGCCGCCCCATCTGATATATGCTGCGCGTTTCCTCCAAGAGAACGGGATAAAGGCGAAGGGTTGGGCGATCTTTAGAACAAACCAAGCCACCGACGCCCACTTCGAGCTCGGGATTCTGCCCGAGAGGCCTCTGCCCTACTCCGTCTACAAAACGAGGGCCCTGGTGCTCTGGACCAAGAGGGTGAAGAGGCACGTATTCGCGGGGCTCTCCAACGGCCTCATCGCCGTGGCCTACAGACATCTGGGCAAATTGAGCACGACGTTGGAGAAGTGCGTCGGTTGCTACGTAGAGCTGAGGGGAGGATTAAAGCCCAGGGGCGAGAGGCTCTACCTATACGTCGAGAGGATGGAGGTGTTCTACAAGCTCGTCCAAACTAAGCCGAGATGTCCCTACTGTGGAGGCGCCCTGGAGAGCCTCGGCAGAGGTAAGGGCAGGAGATGCAGAAGGTGCGGCACAGTGTTCAAATCGGCGGAGGTTCGGTACCTCCTCTCCGCCGAGGAGAGGGGGGTCTATCTGCCGAGGCCCGGCGAATGGAGACATCTACTAAGGCCGCCGTGGCTCACGACGAATCCTGCCGAGTGGGTCGGGAAAGTGGAAGGCTGGATAAATTGA
- a CDS encoding extracellular solute-binding protein, whose translation MRASKLGLAVGIVVVLILIGAAAYFMSKTPPPTSSATPTAPSPQQNITLYVVAYKGKTADFIQFAGQLYHQLHPNVYVKVITYPFSQYLTNELTVLQAHSSQYDIVEFTSTSSLRFVPYVVPLNPYVGTLFNMSDLIEPQEDFGGVYYNATSGQNVYIGVAYETDIYTLVYKKSLFDNNTLAQQFYREYGLQLDPLTWENWTAALDADKFFVGHGITKYGIIIADDPSHDIIDAYPAVFGWWYLHDPSLNKGTSGGIPTFNIMFYGSPAPGCPYPLPDFNTTDGIQALEVYRELVSYEPPPNVTAVSYNNDPQLYAQYAPAAILFVSQLAYLPPSVYNDTYVAPLPGGYAETGTSFLAVSKYSAHIQQALDFLAFLVSPKVQIYEYLYFHHFPISKEAFQMLLSNSTLSSHEREILKEVYQAAQNAWANPPNIPPTAQVLIPTFNQEVYMYLLGQMDAQTAMNSAARSWINALVQTYGPCH comes from the coding sequence ATGCGCGCATCAAAGTTGGGACTCGCCGTAGGGATCGTTGTGGTGTTAATACTGATCGGAGCAGCAGCCTATTTTATGTCTAAGACCCCTCCCCCCACATCCAGCGCTACGCCGACTGCGCCGTCTCCTCAACAGAATATAACATTGTATGTTGTCGCGTATAAAGGCAAAACGGCGGACTTCATACAGTTTGCGGGCCAGCTATATCACCAACTGCATCCGAACGTGTATGTCAAGGTTATCACGTACCCCTTCAGCCAGTATTTGACTAACGAGCTTACAGTGCTCCAAGCCCACTCATCGCAGTACGATATAGTGGAGTTCACTTCTACATCCTCGCTTAGGTTTGTGCCCTACGTTGTCCCCCTCAATCCCTACGTAGGCACCCTCTTCAATATGAGCGACTTAATAGAGCCGCAAGAGGACTTCGGCGGCGTTTACTACAACGCAACGAGCGGCCAGAACGTCTACATAGGAGTGGCCTACGAGACCGACATCTACACGCTAGTCTATAAGAAATCTCTGTTCGACAACAACACGTTGGCTCAACAGTTCTATAGAGAATATGGCCTACAGTTGGATCCGCTCACTTGGGAGAACTGGACGGCAGCGCTAGACGCCGACAAGTTCTTCGTCGGCCACGGCATCACCAAGTACGGAATAATAATTGCCGACGATCCATCACACGATATTATTGACGCCTATCCGGCAGTCTTCGGTTGGTGGTATCTCCACGACCCCTCCTTGAACAAGGGGACGTCGGGCGGTATACCGACCTTCAACATAATGTTCTATGGTTCTCCCGCTCCAGGCTGCCCCTATCCGTTGCCCGACTTCAATACGACCGACGGAATTCAAGCGCTTGAGGTCTACAGAGAGCTCGTCTCCTACGAGCCTCCGCCCAATGTGACCGCAGTGTCTTACAACAACGATCCGCAGCTCTACGCCCAGTACGCTCCCGCCGCAATATTGTTCGTGAGCCAACTCGCCTATTTGCCGCCCTCTGTCTACAACGACACATATGTGGCGCCTCTGCCGGGCGGCTACGCCGAGACGGGCACCAGCTTCTTGGCGGTGAGCAAATACTCAGCGCACATCCAACAGGCATTGGACTTCTTGGCGTTCCTCGTGTCGCCGAAAGTGCAGATCTACGAATATCTATACTTCCACCACTTCCCGATATCCAAGGAGGCCTTCCAGATGTTGTTGTCGAACAGCACTCTGAGCTCGCACGAGCGCGAGATACTGAAGGAGGTCTACCAAGCTGCCCAGAACGCTTGGGCCAACCCGCCCAACATACCGCCGACAGCCCAAGTGCTGATACCCACCTTCAACCAAGAGGTCTATATGTACCTCTTGGGTCAGATGGACGCACAGACCGCAATGAACTCGGCAGCTCGTTCGTGGATCAACGCGTTGGTGCAGACCTACGGCCCGTGCCACTAG
- a CDS encoding NADH-quinone oxidoreductase subunit NuoK, translating to MIASIAVGIVLAAVGMYGLAASRNLVRLLISVEVVVVGTIIALAPAFQAAPSVGLWALVLLISMAAGEVAIIGALIYRAYYLTKTTDLDQLRAGREK from the coding sequence ATGATAGCCTCGATTGCTGTCGGGATAGTCCTAGCGGCTGTTGGTATGTACGGCCTCGCCGCCAGCCGCAACTTGGTGAGGCTGCTCATATCTGTCGAGGTGGTGGTAGTCGGCACCATAATAGCGCTGGCGCCCGCCTTCCAGGCAGCGCCCTCTGTGGGCCTCTGGGCCTTGGTCCTGCTAATATCTATGGCGGCAGGCGAGGTGGCCATCATAGGCGCTTTGATCTATAGAGCATACTATCTAACTAAGACCACAGACCTAGACCAACTGAGGGCAGGGAGGGAGAAATGA